The following proteins come from a genomic window of Methanothermobacter thermautotrophicus:
- the priS gene encoding DNA primase catalytic subunit PriS — MMVLFEPATPLERKRYYREEWNVRELPAFIADNIHLREFGFDHNGRGPSDRYRVFRDERSLSRFMRARFPFAAYSSVAFYREPGRRKGWQGSELIFDVDAKDLPVRSCECDGVCPTCLDEARELVLMMVDTLRGDLGLGDIHVIYSGRGYHVRVLDPDVMELGSEVRAEILRYTAGAREPRRKFTDGVLSYEMEHFSIPLGYHRVFTERARHVLLHMRGDEEMEDVTARTVKDAVKNRDLILEDRWGDFKAMIGPRVYPRLVKGISKINMRMLDAKVTIDLKRILRLPTSLHSKVSMICMEVKNPETFDPLKIAVPRFVDERE, encoded by the coding sequence ATGATGGTATTGTTCGAACCGGCAACACCCCTTGAGAGGAAGAGGTACTACCGTGAGGAGTGGAACGTCAGGGAACTCCCGGCATTCATAGCCGATAACATCCACCTGAGGGAATTCGGGTTCGACCACAATGGAAGGGGACCCAGTGACAGGTACAGGGTCTTCAGGGATGAGAGGAGCCTATCGAGGTTCATGAGGGCCCGATTCCCCTTTGCAGCCTACTCATCGGTGGCATTCTACAGGGAACCCGGGAGGAGGAAGGGCTGGCAGGGGTCGGAGCTCATCTTCGATGTTGATGCCAAGGACCTCCCGGTGAGGTCATGTGAATGTGATGGTGTATGCCCAACCTGCCTTGATGAGGCGAGGGAGCTGGTCCTCATGATGGTTGACACCCTGAGGGGGGACCTGGGCCTTGGCGACATCCATGTGATCTACTCGGGTAGGGGATACCATGTGAGGGTCCTTGACCCTGATGTCATGGAGCTCGGCTCGGAGGTGAGGGCTGAGATACTGAGGTACACTGCAGGTGCAAGGGAGCCGCGGAGGAAGTTTACTGATGGTGTCTTATCCTATGAAATGGAGCACTTCTCCATACCACTGGGATATCACAGGGTATTCACTGAGAGGGCCAGGCATGTGCTTCTACATATGAGGGGTGATGAGGAGATGGAGGATGTCACTGCAAGGACAGTTAAGGATGCGGTTAAAAACAGGGATCTCATCCTTGAGGACAGGTGGGGTGACTTCAAGGCCATGATCGGCCCAAGGGTCTACCCGAGGCTTGTTAAGGGGATATCGAAGATTAACATGAGGATGCTTGATGCCAAGGTGACCATTGACCTCAAGAGGATACTGAGACTCCCAACATCCCTCCACTCAAAGGTCAGCATGATCTGCATGGAGGTTAAGAATCCAGAGACCTTTGACCCCCTTAAAATCGCCGTCCCCAGGTTTGTGGATGAGAGGGAATAG
- a CDS encoding DNA primase: MVSSLFINPFSEDAREIVRNYGSLDTISDAVDGIMEIARRTRGQNLSDNSLLPGSITELAVKRLEWYLRRQRKDFNHGDYAYLMNPEIEEYDVLAFYVLAQAAGAGFRKASREARLVVESAGAMVEDRLNILGTEREEIIAEVLYELGSEGLRWTELADLMGSGKLKLTDLILNQGRVIIDRDEFVTTFQDSIRDRSPDRLYDILVGLELRETMISRMIMQRTEDYIGRVREMSSRVEVHPLILETAERIRETVEAMTSFTGGPVKSARPGKLVPEAFPPCIRGTLDGVKSGNRNDAIVLLLTSFISYARLYPSVFRDRTPLKVSDLDPDLGITLGEILPVIYEAADRCEPPLFEDDPQEKLNITAKLGFGVHDMPELENEGESKWYTPMSCEKIKIHLPDLCRPDELCSSISNPLTYYNRKRWKLRSTGEKEE; this comes from the coding sequence ATGGTATCTTCACTCTTCATAAACCCCTTCTCAGAGGATGCCAGGGAAATCGTGAGGAACTACGGATCACTGGACACCATATCAGATGCAGTGGACGGGATCATGGAGATAGCCAGGCGCACACGCGGACAGAACCTCTCAGACAATTCACTCCTCCCGGGCAGCATAACTGAACTTGCAGTTAAACGCCTGGAATGGTACCTCAGGAGGCAGAGGAAGGATTTCAACCACGGGGACTACGCTTACCTGATGAACCCTGAGATTGAGGAGTACGATGTTCTGGCCTTCTATGTCCTGGCCCAGGCAGCCGGCGCAGGGTTCAGGAAGGCCTCAAGGGAGGCCAGGCTGGTGGTTGAATCTGCCGGGGCCATGGTGGAGGACCGCCTCAACATCCTGGGGACTGAGAGGGAGGAGATCATAGCTGAGGTCCTCTATGAACTCGGCTCAGAGGGCCTCAGGTGGACTGAGCTGGCTGACCTCATGGGGTCAGGGAAACTGAAACTCACAGACCTCATCCTCAACCAGGGGAGGGTCATAATAGACAGGGACGAATTCGTAACCACCTTCCAGGACAGCATAAGGGACAGGAGCCCTGATAGACTCTACGACATCCTCGTAGGCCTTGAACTCAGGGAGACGATGATATCCCGCATGATAATGCAGAGGACAGAGGACTACATCGGGAGGGTCAGGGAGATGAGTTCAAGGGTTGAGGTCCACCCCCTAATACTTGAAACAGCAGAGAGGATAAGGGAGACCGTGGAGGCGATGACCTCATTCACAGGGGGGCCTGTTAAATCTGCAAGGCCAGGTAAACTTGTGCCGGAGGCCTTCCCACCATGCATAAGGGGGACACTGGATGGGGTTAAGTCTGGTAACAGGAACGACGCCATAGTCCTCCTTCTAACGTCCTTCATATCCTATGCACGCCTCTACCCCTCGGTATTCAGGGACAGGACCCCCCTGAAGGTCTCTGACCTTGACCCTGACCTCGGGATAACCCTGGGGGAGATACTGCCCGTGATCTATGAGGCCGCCGATAGATGCGAACCACCCCTCTTTGAGGATGACCCGCAGGAGAAGCTGAACATAACTGCAAAGCTGGGCTTCGGTGTCCATGACATGCCTGAACTGGAAAATGAGGGCGAAAGTAAATGGTACACACCCATGAGCTGTGAGAAGATCAAGATACACCTCCCGGACCTCTGCAGGCCGGATGAACTCTGCAGCAGCATCTCCAATCCACTGACCTACTACAACAGGAAGAGGTGGAAGCTCAGATCAACCGGGGAGAAGGAGGAATGA